The DNA window aattcttgtttggttgtttaataCTAAAATGCTTTTGATTATTTGGTGAAGATTATGTTTGtaactctttttacttattatttaATGACATTTGTAAACTTAGTGAGTCCtaaagtttgttttgatttaagttattGCTTTCTAGCATTAATATATTGTCCTATTGTTTTTGGAAAACTATCATAAGGATGGCCCctattataaattttaagtaGGACTCTCGGTATCTCAGAGACTGCTCTGCTAGCAGCTCACTACTACTCACACACCAGTTATCCTCAACTTCCAATTTGTATCCTACCCCCCACATAACGTGTAGAATTTTCAtcacaaaaacaattaaaaatgaAGTCGTGATAATATAAGTCAAATTTAATTATGTCAATTCCCAGCTTATTCAACATGAATTCTCACTATTAGTTATATCTTTTTTGGGTTGGATTGTTTTGTCATGGATGAGGGATGACCGAATCCTACTAATCTATTTTCTACACGCCTCCATTTCTTCACGAAAGCCCCATTCTCTCCACATGTCCTGCTTTGACACCTTTAGCTTAATTTCTTAGCCAATTAATTAGTTGTTTAACCCTtaaccttttctttgttaattatTAATTGGTAATAATATCTCTATGCGTATGGGCATATGATATCGGCTATTGTTAGGTAAGGATGTTACATCTGCTGTGGACTGATTCTGTAGTTTGGTCTTTGTAGGCGAGAAAATATCAAATATGGATGGAAAGTAAATACTACTCATTGTGTTATATGCCATATGTAATGCATTGTTATATGTATTGGATTGGGGGGTCAACTCTTGGAGCTCATCAGCGCATAAAACCCGTTTTCTTAACATGCATCTGATACTGTGAACGGTTTCCTCTACTCTCAATACTGTTAACGCAGGGTCCTGTTTCGACCGTTAATAATACTGTTTGTATGGCAAGAACGAGACATTTTGTCTCTTCCACACAACCTAAGGAACCATTTGATAATCATTtgatttaaagtttagttttcaCATTTGTGCTTAATGTACGCGAAAATGTATATGAACGAAATGAGGATTGGAAAAGAGTGAGAAGAATGGTGGGAGAGATGTACAAAAGTGTACAAGAAAATATggacaaaacaaaaactaaatcaagtttttttttcactttcaaaattttgttttcatccATTCTTTATTTATTCCCAACCTCTCATTATCCTTCTTCCTCACTCAAATTTTCCATATAGTTTTTCTATATCGTAAGCACGTGAAAATGATCAAATGAGCCCTAAGTCTAATCTTAGGTACGGGTATTCGATTCTTTATAAACTATAAGAAAACAGGGTTTACGTGACAATGCATATATGTCCCAGAAAGTGAATATGCGTCACATTTGATAATATTAGACACTGGATCATATGTGACGCATATCTGGTGTCACTACCAACGTTACCTATGAGGTGTCACAAAAATATacgtgaaaattttaaattcaccACATATTTCTAGTAAACCTAATGCTGCTTTGGCCACTTTAATACTAGTTCAGATCAACGAGAGTAATGGATTGGTGACGGATAAGgtatcacaaaagaaaaaagaaattttgTAAACCTGAGATTTTTGTCATATATCATATAGGTAAGTGACGCTTTCAATCtgattttttgtaattttattcttTGCACTCTCcatgctttcttttgtttaagtagttagtttttctttttggtacGAAACAATGCCTAAATCTTTAAAGAACGAGGACGAGAGTCGAACTCAATTACATAGGTAAAAAAAGATTAGGTTCCAAAAGAATACGTATCTTCTTTTATACCGGCATAatcttttatttcattttcgGTATGGATGGTGTAATCTTcatataaaaaagaataaaaaagttcaaaattgGTAATCCAGCTCAgtcaaaaattcaaaaccttGCCCAACAAGAAAGCTAAACAACCAAATAGAATAAAAAAGTTGCTCAAATTACGCATCACACATCCCTTGTGTCATCATACTCTTGTTTTCTTACAACTCTAGAGTTTGTTAGTCGTGCATCGTCTTCGTTTTCTCGACGTCTATTTCTTTGTATTCTTAAGGAGGTTCTGAACGGCATCGGAGATTTATGGTTGAGAGTATTCCGTTTTGGTTGAGATGCCTTACAATGCAAGTATCGATACGAAATTGAAGTCAGTAGGTGACCTAGATTTGCAGTTAGAAACCTATAACATCCTGGAAGAGGCAAAAGATAAAAGACTCGCATAATTCTTCTATAGATATAGGGGAAAAGTTATTCAGTGTATACAAAAAGGGTAAACCACCACAGGGTGCAACAGTGGTTGGGAATGAATTTCAAGCCCGTATTCCACATGATAGGTCCTGGATTCGATTCCTAACTCTGGTGAATCACACGATGATGGCCAAAGGagctgaaatgcctctgtgagtcttcctGGTCCCCGAAAAGATGATTTGACGTGGCAAAGCCGCCAATTGATCtcctttaaataaaaaaacaaacaaacaaacaaacaaacaaaaagtactgctattcacacacttatttttaccttCCACGCACCCTTACCCATTTTCCGGGGATACATACAATAAGAGCGCGCGCCACTTGGACGAGATTTATCAACCTAGTAGAAGTCGCCTCACTCTGTCTTGGGCTTGGATGGTTTTCTCCTCCTGGATATTTGAGAAGCGCTTGCCCATCTTCCGACAAACTTGAGGACCTCATCAATGAGAATCACGGGTTGTGCAACGGCCAAAACCAGCAGCCATTCGTTTAAGCTCAGGGGTACAATGCCAAATACTTGAGCCAAGAATGGCACATACAGGACCACGAAGTGCAGGCCAAATGAGACGCACATGGCCACAAGGAGCCAGGGGTTGACCCATGGGGGCATGCTCAGCAGGCTTCCGTCCTCGGAAAGGGCATTGACAGAGTTGAACATTTCGATGGCAACCAACACGGAGAGGGAGAGTGTCATAGCTTTCACTTTGCCTGCACGGAAATAATCACAGGGGTCATCAAAAGACATGACCTGATTTCCGGCTGTGAAGGGTGACGCGGTGAAATTTGTCCAAGATGAGCATTGTCCCCAGTTGGCAAGTTGGGAGTACGTCACAAGGGAGTGGCCGTCCCCACTGAGGTCAATACCTAGGAAGGAACCATGTGTATACCAAATGACGAATACGCCTACAGTTGCCAGTCCAACATACATACCAATAACCTGTCCAGCCGAAGATTCAGGTGCGAAAATTAGCGACAACGCTCACAGGTAAATCATTAAATTGCAACAAGtcggaagaaagaagaaattgaaaagtaagCTACCAGATAGCGGAATAATATCCAAGCGCTGATAAGTGAATCGTCGCTTCTGCGTGGGGGTTTCTTCATTATGTCCTTGTCTGGAGGATTAAATCCTAGTGCTGTTGCAGGTGGTCCATCGGTAACAAGATTCACCCACAAGAGGTGAACAGGTATGAGGCCTTCAGGAATGCCTAATGCTGCTGTTAAGAATATGGAGGCAACCTCACCAATGTTGGATGAGATCATGTACCTAAAACAGGGTTTAAGACTTTAAAATCTTGAAAGCAAAAACATACATGTCTAAGCATCAACGAAGAGGACAACTTTAGTTCACCGGGTGGGGAGCAGACAACGAGAAATCGTAAACATCATCATGCAAGAATACGATATACTTCCCCAAATCCTTGTTTATAAACATGGTTATACTCTTAAATATATACATGGAAGAGTATAACTACATAATACTATTCAGAAGTTTTTATACCATTACGTATGATACTAGAAAAATGCTGGACGCAgaatttgagaagaaagaactCGTTCTTTTAACACGTCTCAGGCAAAAGGTAAAAAACACAGAGATAAAATACTAACCTGATAAAGGCTTTCATGTTATTGTAGATAGATCTGCCTTCACCAATAGCTACAACAATTGTGCTAAAATTATCATCAGCCAAAACCATGTCAGAAGCTTCCTTTGCAACCTGCAATGGAGAAGGAAATGAAATGTTTATGATAAGGAAAGGTGAGTTAGTAATTTAAGCTAAAATTAATAGACATGCGgaaaacaaaagaacaagagaAACCAACTAAAGAAATCACCTCAGTTCCAGAAATGCCCATTGCAATCCCGATATCAGCAAGTTTCAAAGCAGGTGCATCATTCACTCCATCACCAGTCATAGCAACCACTTCACCATCCTCTTTGAGTAACCTCACAATCTCTTGTTTGTGCGTTGGTTCGGCCCTTGAAAACAGAAGGCCACCACCTTGTCTAAGATGAGCTTTCTGATCATGTAGACCCATAAACCCTCTTCCTGTAAGGCTTCTTGAACGTATGTCTTCATCAGCACCAAACACGCCAATTTCACGGCATATTGCTTCTGCTGTGTTCTGGTGATCTCCGGTGATTACAATAACACGGATTCCAGCTGCTCGACAGTCTTCAATTGCATCAAAAACCTCCTCTCTTGGGGGATCCTTTAACAAATTCATAATTCAACAATCACAGTTAGTTCGATAAAGGTACTGTGATCAAATATATGGTAAAGAAGATGTAGAGAACAGCCATGTTATAACTCACCCTCAGTCCAACAAGGCCGACAAAAACAAGGTCGCGCTCAATTGATGAATAATTGGATGGATCAAGTAAAAGCCTATGAGCTGGATGATCTTCATCACCATCGTAGGATTCAAACTCACCAAGCTCATCTTTGTATGCAAAACCCAAGCAGCGTAATGCAATAGTTGACATCTcatgaagagcttccacaatatAGTTCCTTGAACTATCATCCAGTGGTACAACAGTGCCATCAAGCAATTGAACCTTAGTGCTTCTCTCCAGCAAATTCTCTACAGCGCCCTGCAATAACGCAGCACCTCATTCAGAAGTCCGCAATATTCCTTTttgatattatttattttaaagatggagagagagagagagagagagagagagagagagagagagagagagagagagagcaagggAGTACGGAGAGCAATGCAATTGCTGCCAAAGATGAAACAATGAGCGCATGCCACAATTTACTTCAAACTTTCCCAATTtgtatttgaaatttaaaaatcaGCGCATGCCACAATTTGGATATTAGATTAAATCAATGAATGAACATAAACAGTTCATGGAGTTGTTGAAACTAAAATTAGAATATGAACCTTCACTAGCAATGACTTCTTCCCTGAACGGGAATTGACAATTACACCCATGGATTTCCTATCACGATCAAACTCAAGGGTTGCAATTCGGCATTCAAATTCATTCCACTTCTGGCAACAACCtgacaaaatatataaatagagTATCAGAGTATGTAAACTTACCAATTCAAAGTTGTAACAAAATAGATAAATTGGAAGCACTTAATTCTGGAGTTTTACTTACCAAGAAAATCCCTTTCATTTGTTGATTCCGCACCCTTGGACTCTTCGGGAAGGCCCATCTTCTCAACTAGAACCTGAGGTGACAAAACAACATAATCTCAAGCTGAGTTCTCTAACAAAGTGAATTGTCTTCACAAGCAAGGAAATAATGTACTCCAAGAATGGTACGGACTAAGAAGGTTGTTTAGTGATGTTTAATCAGTTTACTGATGAAATGCACAATATCAAAAACCCTATTAAAAGTCAAGAGCATAGGGTTCAAACATAACCTTTAGAGCTGCCTCAGTAGGCATTCCATTGGCAATATACTTCTGTTCTGCATGTGTAATGCCAGCATCATTGCAGACAGCAGCTACCTTTGCGATCATTTGAAGATTAGCATCCATACGACCAGTTGGCCAGTCGTGAATTTTACCATCAAGTGGATTGTATGTAGTTCCATCCACCCTAAACTTCCGTAGTATAGTAGGTATAGGAcccaaagctacaagttttgcCACTGCCATCTGGTTTGTAGTCAATGTCCCTGTTTTATCTGAGCAAATCACAGTTGTACAACCCAGAGTTTCAACACTAGGCAGCTTTCGGACCAAAGCATTCTTCTGAGCCATTTTGCGGGTACCAAGCGCCAAGCATGTCGTAATGACTGCAGGCAGACCTTCAGGAATAGCAGCCACAGCCAACGCTACTGCGATCTGAAAGTAATATGTGCACTTCTCAAACGAAAACTTGAAATTCGCTGGCCGTCCATTGACATATTCCCAAGTAAGGAAGTACTTAAAATTGATGAGCCACACTAATACACAAATAACTCCAATTACCATCGTGAGCATCTCTCCAAACTCATTGAGCTTCTTCTTAAGTGGGGTATCTTCTTCGCTCTGCGAGGCAACATGGATTTGCATATGAACCTTCCCGATTTCAGTGGACATTCCTGTCTGTGCAACCAAGCATATGCAATTTCCATTCACAATAGTTGTCCCTGCGAAAACCATACTTTTCTTCCCCTGAATGTCCGCGTCCTCAGACACCGGCTTGTTAGTCTTATTCACCGCCTCACTCTCTCCAGTCAATGAACCCTGCTCGACCCTCAAAGTCGAGCTAATCAATTCCACAACACGCATATCAGCGGACACTTTATCCCCAACCTTAAGTTCCACAATGTCACCAGGAACAAGCTCCTTGGCTGCCATTTTCGGAACCTTGCTCCCATCCCGAATCACAGTCGCCTGCTCTGATTGAATCTCCTTCAGCGCCTCCAACGCCTTCTCGGCATCGCTCTCCTGCCAAACACCAACAATTGCGTTCACAACCAAGATCAAGAAGATCACCAGCGGCTCCACAAACGCCGTGATCTCCTTCTTATTGCCTTCCTTCCCGTCCAGCCAAGCCAGAACGAAAGAAACGACCGCCGCCGCAAGCAGGATTCGAACCAGCGTATCATTGAACTGGTCCAGAACCAGACTCCAAATCGACTGCCCCTCGTTCTTCTCCAACTCGTTCCAGCCGTACTTCTCCCGCCGCTTCTCAACGTCCTTGGATCCCAACCcaaattttctgttaaccccAAAGTGCTTCTCGCACTCCGAAATCTCCTTCGCCCACGCCGGAAATACACCGCCGTCCACCAGCTTTGGGTTTCCGTCCTCCTTCCGTCTACCCAAATCCTGCCCTCCCTTCCCCATCAGACCTACCACGACCACAAATCAACACAGAGAGAAACGGTGAAGGAAAAGGCAAGGAGTTGGACAGTTTATAAGGATTTGACTCACTGAAATAACGGCGCTTTCTAGAAGAGAGGGTCCAGTTTTCGTACGTCGGTCAATATTCTGTTTGTTTcccaagaaaatgaaagaaagaaaatttaatgggaaagaggagagaaagctTCTTCAGCTGCCGTGCCTCACAAGCTACCACTGTGTGCTTTCAGCCTTCGCTCTcacactctccctctctctctgtgtgGCTACTTATATAGCAGATCAACggctaattaattaatatcgGGATTAAGGCTAATCGGGGGAGATATTTCAATGAATCATCGTACGctgattaaataaattaaacgcAATGTTTAGATGACGTGGTTCGACTGAGACAGCTGGCGGGATGCTGAATTCTATTGGCTACGGTCCGGGGCTGCTGTACTCTGTTCATTCCTTTCGCGGGTTAATTTTAACTAGGggaattaaattttattattattaatttttttttttggtaaactggACCGTTATTTCCAGGGCAAAGCCAAATATACAAGGAACCGCAAGGTAATCCATCTTTGTTCAAAATATGCACAACCAAAGATGGAGGTCTGTTGACCTAAGTAGCTTCGCTCATCTCCGAGTTCTTGAAAGATGCTATATATCCAACCACCCACCATCTTGACAGATTATAGGGACCCAAGACCCTTGGCATGACTGGAACGGTTCCTTCATCTGCATAATTTTCCTTAGAACCGGGAAAGCCTCCCATCCATCATTGCATATGGAGTTCTTTAAGCACAGAACGGTCTCCATTGAGTCTGATTCTATAATAACCTTGTCTAATCCCAACTGTTTAGCCAAAGTACAACCCTCCATTATTGCCATTGATTCTGCCACCTGTATCTTTGAAGCCTTGATGCTTGATTTCCTAGCTGCAACAAACTTGCAATCTAAATCTCTGATCACCACTCCAACATTACCTTATTTAATGGTTGCGTTCCAACTAGCATCcacatttattttgaaaaaaacagAAAGCTCAGGTGGAAACCAAATAGTGCCAAGTTGAGAATTATCATTTAGATTTCAACAGTTGCTTGAATTTGTCTGCATTTCAGTTGCAACCTTTTGATTTCTTCTAGCAGCCTCCGTAAAGACTCCACAAGCACAATTGATCTTATGGATAACCTGCAATGGtgacaaagtttttttttattgaaagtaGAATTGCATCTCTCTTTCACGACAAGTAAATGCAACTTGTGAGATCATTAAAGTTTTTTCTTGCTTGGTTGGGGAATTACATTTTGTACCCTTTGATTTGTGTGTTTAATTGCAACTTCAAACAACATTTATTGAATCTCATATATTTGCttattatttcatttcaatttcatatattcgtcaaaaaatatgttaatttaattattaagtgatgatgtagTAATAGTTATTCCTCATTTGTCCTGACGTGACGATCAAACTTGTGTCATATGGCCAAATGAATAATAAGAAATAATTttgctataaaaaataaaatttatttagAATATTGTTGTGGCCGATATTTAACTTAGGGAGAGAAAGGGGCACGTCATAGAGAGGACAAGATGGAGAATAGGCTTAAGGAATTATGTGTGTTATTCCTCAAACATTGTGCCTTTAATTATAAGAGtaaggaggagagaaacttgATATTCAAGTAATACAAAGTTGAATAGGAAAGGTCTTCTAGATCCCACACGATTCCTAATCTCTCTACTTAgcatttacacaatcacatatgTATTAGAATATATATCAAaacactcccccttaagtgtgcaaatactcaagtaaatggcgcatcaaaTCTTCAGGCAAATGTAGAAGCAGTTGATAAAGTCGTCTTGTCCAGTCAGCACTAGTACAACATATATTGCATAACCAAATATATGAAATATTAATTGTGTGTGGATGGACATGCTAATATTGAAGAATGCAATATATATAATCGTAAAATTATGAAATAATAGACTGGGTTCATGCATATTGGAATTTTTTCATGTAACAGGGCGTAGAAAATATCAAGCATGTGTTTTTGGAGAATATGATTGGCAGAAAACCAAATTGAgcttttgaatttgtagaagatcattCTTGGAAATTTGCAATTTCAGCTCCAATgtgttgtatcacgttcaacacagacaaataaattgaatcaaaaGAAGTACATTAGTTCGATAAATAAAAAGTTAATCATAATAAGAATGACTAAAACGTAATACTTCCCTAAAAGACAACAAACTCTCTTTAGCATGTGCTGATGTGTTCTAGGCATACTTAGCCAGAAAGTTATAGAGAAGGTGTGGCAAGGTGTAGAAAAAATTGAGAGAATTCTGAGGTGTGATTTCCACAATCACAACTTAAACAGTATACTATCTAAAAGATATAGTAGAATCCCATAAAGATTTCCACAATTATATTCCTAATTAAATTAGATATGCAACTAATATATTATTGtatagaaaaacaaaagtttACATAAAAGTATCACTTTTGCTTTGTTGGAATAAGTGTATCAAATTGTAAATTGGGATatactatccacacacctctttttacttctcatacccctcttgttaatttttgttcattgatctttttcaattcatccgatccgacggtcgaaaaccaaaaaggtgtgagagaaataaaaaggggtgtgtggatatcacacccccaTTGTAATTTAGTACTTTATAAGAACGGCTTCTTGCAAAAACAACCAAAATATTTGTCAACTCTTTCATTCACCAATATTTTCACGTTAAAGCTTCATATTGTAAGCTGTTCTTTTGTATATGACgaatatgaaaatgaaatatggATCCTCGTGGTTGTATTTGACGAATATTGTGATCTTCTGGTAGTCCCGAAACCACTCCGGCACTTTAGTAGATCTGCCTCTACTTGTATTAAGGTAGTAGTGTCACTTGGAACTGATTTTGAAGATATTAAAAGTGTTTCATGTTAAtgaaaaagtgttttttttttttggcagccAAAATCATTATTAATTCACTTTACAAAAATGAATATAAATGCTTGTGATTTTAGAAGTGTTTTTATATACAAGTACCTGGCAGCCAGGTACTTACTCGTTTTTCATACAGCACTTGAATTTCTAGGATTTTAAGTTATTCTGGTACACATGCTTCTAATAAAATGATATTCTAGTACAAATGCTTCTAATAAACAATTACTTGTAAACATAGACTCTACATAAGCAATTTCCAGTATTTTAAGTTGTTCTAATACATAtgtttctaataaaaaaatacttgTAAACATAAAGACTCCACACAAGCAATTTTAAATGGACCCTAAATTTGTTGtgtacctttgaaaatgttaaTAAACTTTTAAATGAACCCTAAATTTGTTGTGTACCTTTGACAATGTTAATAAACTTTTaggccaagacatgatccactATTAATATCATTGATGTTGGTCTCATTTAACCACCTATTACTAGATATGAGTTTTGCATAAAAAACTTTGGTATTTTAGAAGTAGATCTCCCACATATAAGCGGTATATTAtcttattaaattttttatttgaaactGCGTTCTccaataaaaattatatattcctcattatttttcttcaacaatACGTAATACTGAATGATACAGAAGCGAGTATTACGTAGCATTGAAGTCATTTCCCGTTACATTAGTTGTTATATTATCTGTTTTGGGGTTTTATGTCAAGTTGGAATCTCATAGACGTATATCTGCACTCGTTTATCTGACTATACATGACTTTCCTTGGACACACCTTCACCGTATGTGGTAGGAAGTTAGGAACTCTTCCGTTTTCAAGGAATAAAGTATTGCAGGAAACTTAGGGCGAAGGTAAAGCATATTGCATTGGACTTTGTGAAGCTTCCCGGAAGGAGAGCTAAAAGAATAAACAGAAAAAAATACCATAATTCCAATTTAATATTAAGGGTAGTGGTTTTTTTGAATACGTATACGCATTATAAATTTGATCGATCGCcatcaacaaataaataatttgaacaattttatttatgaagaaattaggttcacatcctttttTTTGATGttctattgattaaaatcctcttcattttcaatttttgatcaaggtccttgaatattaataacatcattaattatttgaataataaaatatatttatttttaaatatattcctttagtgttaaaaatgttacaattagtatatttatatttatggctaaattttttatcatatatttttatttttagtttgtacctatttttaatttgtaccaattttttttttttcatttttaatttgtactcatatattagtttctttttgtgcccatatttttaaagttttatttgtgtttgtactcaTGTGTATACTGTCACTTGACGTTGTATATTTAataaatgatagaaaaattacatatggtatatttatgttttattccTAAACTTTgcatcatatatttatatttttagtttgtacccacttttaatttgcaacatttttttttaaatttgtagtattttctttttagttttattttgtatccatgtattaatttcttttaccgcctatatttttttaaaattcatttgtactcataattttttaatcttttatctgtatcctaatttatttataatgtacccattcttctttattaatgtaccacttttttatatgtaaaatgtaccaatatttttaacactatggatacattattttgccatttattatttcttatttttacatagtttttatccatttattcaatcaaaatgtttgaatttttttattgtaaccgtttctaatagtattataatgagggattttaaatttataggattataaatctcataaaatatcaaacaattaatgtcaaaactataaaactataaatattaattgtaatataatgaggtgtacaagtcaagggactttgatcaaactttgaatatcattaaggttttagtcaaagagcatccaaagtatccctttatttatttattgtgatGAAAAAGAAGAGTGAGTTTAATGCTACATATTACATGATGTTACGAGTGTTCTAGCCATTAGATGATTTCTAGAACTGTTTAGattttctattttaaatctcagCCAATTAATTTTTGTATTATTCAATGCTAAATAGTgtttaaagaaaaagaatatatTACAACTCGAAACAAAACATAATTTGAAACATGGAAGGAAAGCATTTAGTACTACAAAATGATATTCGGTTCGACggttaaaaatatattttttattacaagtaaaatttttattttaagatGGATTAAGCGGGAGGTGAAAGTTCAAATTCAGGATATAGTGGGATGAAGAAGAATGTATCTACCGTGATAATCCATCACTTATCCAAAGGCATATATATTAAGAATACAAATTTTGTTGGCGACAGTTGCCTAGTAGAATTAACGAAGCCTAAGCGGAAATATGTTATGAGTTTTACATGCATTAACAGTCACTAATGACTCAAGTTGCCGTCGATGATATAAAGAATGTTACGTAAATATGGCCCAAGCTTGCAAGCATCAAGTATTCTAATCAACCATAAAAGCCTCTTGTTTTATTGGAAGGAGCGTGCATCGCATGCATGTGGGAAGCGACGTCAGAATTTGGGCATTAATGTTGGGACAATGATTGTCTGCCTTCCACTTTCGGTGCCCTTCCCGTGCactcttgttttgtgtggtcacggttaagtcacgtcaacattttatatatatttttttagatataataagataaaaatgaataataatataaaatgttgacgtggcttaaccgtgaccatacaaacaggagggcacgggaaatGCACCGGAagtagagggcagacaatcattGTCCTTAATGTTGAGGGAATCAAAACTCTACAAAACGGCGGAGTTCATGGATCCTGATACTATTAttataggaaaattaatgaaaatgatttgaaaactttgaattttaaggATAAGtgcaaaataaatgataaaatgaatagtaccagtattgactttttagtgtaaatgtgattttttgttaaagtaacatgattgactttttgttaaagttctctaTTATTATTTCACAGGTTTTGAATGCTGTGTACAATGAACATAATCAATTTACATGCACTTTAAATGATTGAATCCGGCTGGCACAGGGAAGATTCCACTCTTTTGACTAATTTTGCAACAATAATTAAGCTAGGAATAATTTTGCAATaataattggattttttttattcacatcCCATAATTTGTTGAAAACATCTCATAATTAAATTTCTCCCTACAATTCCAACTTTACCCTTCCTTTTGTTGAATTCACCCCATCTCCCAAATACCAAAAATCTCACACAGCCACCCTCCCACCACCACCCTTCTCTGGCGATTCCATTCAACCTAGCCAAAAcacaaaattgaaatttcattcaGTTAGCAATACACTTTATAAATCTCAACTAGCTTATCAGGGAAAGATAAAAATTTCATCGCAATATCCGAAAGTCTATCATAGAAATGATGGAAATGGGTTTTTAACAGTTTTCTAGGCTGCATTTTCATCCATAATCGCAATAGCCCAATGCATGTATGATCATTCCCCTCAATCCTATGTCAAATGCCAAACAAAAGCATAAata is part of the Malus domestica chromosome 12, GDT2T_hap1 genome and encodes:
- the LOC103413751 gene encoding calcium-transporting ATPase 4, endoplasmic reticulum-type-like; the protein is MGKGGQDLGRRKEDGNPKLVDGGVFPAWAKEISECEKHFGVNRKFGLGSKDVEKRREKYGWNELEKNEGQSIWSLVLDQFNDTLVRILLAAAVVSFVLAWLDGKEGNKKEITAFVEPLVIFLILVVNAIVGVWQESDAEKALEALKEIQSEQATVIRDGSKVPKMAAKELVPGDIVELKVGDKVSADMRVVELISSTLRVEQGSLTGESEAVNKTNKPVSEDADIQGKKSMVFAGTTIVNGNCICLVAQTGMSTEIGKVHMQIHVASQSEEDTPLKKKLNEFGEMLTMVIGVICVLVWLINFKYFLTWEYVNGRPANFKFSFEKCTYYFQIAVALAVAAIPEGLPAVITTCLALGTRKMAQKNALVRKLPSVETLGCTTVICSDKTGTLTTNQMAVAKLVALGPIPTILRKFRVDGTTYNPLDGKIHDWPTGRMDANLQMIAKVAAVCNDAGITHAEQKYIANGMPTEAALKVLVEKMGLPEESKGAESTNERDFLGCCQKWNEFECRIATLEFDRDRKSMGVIVNSRSGKKSLLVKGAVENLLERSTKVQLLDGTVVPLDDSSRNYIVEALHEMSTIALRCLGFAYKDELGEFESYDGDEDHPAHRLLLDPSNYSSIERDLVFVGLVGLRDPPREEVFDAIEDCRAAGIRVIVITGDHQNTAEAICREIGVFGADEDIRSRSLTGRGFMGLHDQKAHLRQGGGLLFSRAEPTHKQEIVRLLKEDGEVVAMTGDGVNDAPALKLADIGIAMGISGTEVAKEASDMVLADDNFSTIVVAIGEGRSIYNNMKAFIRYMISSNIGEVASIFLTAALGIPEGLIPVHLLWVNLVTDGPPATALGFNPPDKDIMKKPPRRSDDSLISAWILFRYLVIGMYVGLATVGVFVIWYTHGSFLGIDLSGDGHSLVTYSQLANWGQCSSWTNFTASPFTAGNQVMSFDDPCDYFRAGKVKAMTLSLSVLVAIEMFNSVNALSEDGSLLSMPPWVNPWLLVAMCVSFGLHFVVLYVPFLAQVFGIVPLSLNEWLLVLAVAQPVILIDEVLKFVGRWASASQISRRRKPSKPKTE